From Bos mutus isolate GX-2022 chromosome 5, NWIPB_WYAK_1.1, whole genome shotgun sequence, one genomic window encodes:
- the LOC138987997 gene encoding uncharacterized protein: MLPSPRSLPESPGLLPLPSSSPPGSLSTWLPSLLPGSLSSDFMTSRACLLSSCIQAQAGPVCMSQPPPPGGEARGASGYLLQGSQWQTSGLGCTLGSLCLLSPSLIPSPFPAQSLTLLLGCLGQRFWRKTMAPTLSFAFLPGLVQPWARLSFFLPSLFTAKSLLPPRCPLSLGSKALPKCPGGPSSLSTHSSNPVTTTGDIPGPAANGVKRNRMSQGPAQPPAPPGPLPGLDRLGVGVRGQEGRGVLLGGSGGVHTLVSREEACRPCFLLLQGLGVRLTQGCPWKDSPGRGPGFWKPTGGSPSPASPSAVGEGDSFGGWLPPPHHPPFSACPPSLPPSQSFPLSSVHPPPLSGLPCSPGLHTLVSLILTCPFSLLCPPVFAFSITSWFQTSIPRLPSYLLVSLPAGSPGLPALTFLLPHRLAFPVRTLQVTCPQEPSSLGRALSSDSSLAPPPAQLTFN, from the coding sequence ATGCTGCCTTCTCCGAGAAGTCTTCCTGAATCTCCTGGGTTActgcctctcccttcctcctcaccCCCAGGCTCCCTCAGCACTTGGCTCCCCTCTCTGTTACCAGGATCCTTGTCTTCTGACTTCATGACCTCGAGGGCCTGTCTTCTATCCAGCTGCATCCAGGCTCAGGCTGGGCCTGTCTGCAtgtcccagccccctcctcccggAGGCGAGGCGAGAGGAGCCAGTGGCTACCTCCTACAGGGGTCACAGTGGCAGACCTCTGGCCTGGGCTGTACGCTTGGGTCTCTGTGCCTCCTGAGCCCTTCTCTGATCCCTTCCCCCTTTCCTGCTCAGTCCCTCACTCTCTTGCTGGGTTGTCTGGGGCAGAGATTTTGGAGGAAAACAATGGCCCCCACGTTGAGTTTTGCCTTCCTTCCAGGGTTGGTGCAGCCTTGGGCCAGGCTCAgcttcttcctcccctctctcttcaCGGCCAAATCCCTCCTGCCTCCTCGGTGCCCGCTATCCCTGGGCTCCAAGGCTCTGCCCAAGTGCCCTGGTGGCCCCTCTTCTCTGAGCACACATTCCAGCAACCCCGTGACCACAACTGGGGACATTCCTGGCCCGGCAGCCAATGGTGTAAAAAGGAACAGAATGTCCCAGGGCCCcgcccagcccccagctccacCTGGGCCCCTCCCTGGGCTGGACAGGctcggggtgggggtgaggggtcaAGAGGGCAGAGGGGTGCTCCTGGGCGGGTCGGGAGGTGTTCACACCTTAGTGAGCAGGGAGGAAGCCTGCAGGCCTTGTTTCCTTCTTCTCCAAGGCCTGGGGGTGAGGCTGACCCAGGGGTGCCCTTGGAAGGATTCCCCGGGGAGGGGCCCTGGTTTTTGGAAGCCCACTGGGGGCAGTCCCTCCCCCGCCTCTCCTTcagcggtgggggagggggactcCTTTGGGGGTTGGCTCCCTCCTCCTCACCATCCCCCCTTCTCTGCCtgtcctccatccctccctccctcccagtccTTCCCCCTCTCCTCTGTCCACCCACCTCcactatctgggcttccctgttctccTGGTCTCCACACCTTAGTCTCACTCATCCTGACTTGTCCTTTTTCCTTGCTTTGCCCTCCTGTCTTTGCGTTCAGCATCACCTCCTGGTTCCAGACCTCCATCCCTCGCCTGCCTTCTTATCTCCTGGTCTCCCTGCCTGCTGGCTCCCCAGGACTCCCAGCCCTGACTTTTCTTCTGCCCCACCGTCTTGCTTTTCCAGTCCGGACGCTGCAGGTCACCTGCCCTCAGGAGCCCTCCTCCCTCGGGAGAGCTCTCAGCTCTGACTCCTCCTtggcccctcctcctgcccagctCACCTTTAATTGA
- the LOC102274386 gene encoding serine/arginine repetitive matrix protein 1 has protein sequence MDAGFFRGTSAEQDNRFSNKQKKLLKQLKFAECLEKKVDMSKVNLEVIKPWITKRVTEILGFEDDVVIEFIFNQLEVKNPDSKMMQINLTGFLNGKNAREFMGELWPLLLSAQENIAGIPSAFLELKKEEIKQRQIEQEKLASMKKQDEDKDKRDKEEKESSREKRERSRSPRRRKSRSPSPRRRSSPVRRERKRSHSRSPRHRTKSRSPSPAPEKKEKTPELPEPSVKVKEPSVQEATSTSDILKVPKTEPVLEPKEPSPEKNSKKEKEKARPRSRSRSKSRSRTRSRSPSHTRPRRRHRSRSRSYSPRRRPSPRRRPSPRRRTPPRRMPPPPRHRRSRSPVRRRRRSSASLSGSSSSSSSSRSRSPPKKPPKRTSSPPRKTRRLSPSASPPRRRHRPSPPATPPPKTRHSPTPQQSNRTRKSRVSVSPGRTSGKVTKHKGTEKRESPSPAPKPRKVELSESEDKGGKMAAADSVQQRRQYRRQNQQSSSDSGSSSSSEDERPKRSHVKNGEVGRRRRHSPSRSASPSPRKRQKEASPRMQMGKRWQSPMTKSGRRRRSPSPPPARRRRSPSPAPPPRRRRSPTPPPRRRTPSPPPRRRSPSPRRYSPPIQRRYSPSPPPKRRTASPPPPPKRRASPSPPPKRRVSHSPPPKQRSSPVTKRRSPSLSSKHRKGSSPSRSAREARSPQPNKRHSPSPRPRAPQTSSPPPARRGASSSPQRRQSPSPSSRPIRRVSRTPEPKKIKKAASPSPQSVRRVSSSRSVSGSPEPAAKKPPAPPSPVQSQSPSTNWSPAVPVKKAKSPTPSPSPARNSDPEGGGKKKKKKKDKKHKKDKKHKKHKKHKKEKAVAAAAAAAVTPAAVAAPTTTSAQEEPEAEPEPKKETESEAEDNLDDLEKHLREKALRSMRKAQVSPQS, from the coding sequence ATGGACGCGGGATTCTTCCGCGGAACAAGTGCAGAACAGGATAATCGGTTCAGcaacaaacagaagaagctactGAAGCAGCTGAAATTCGCAGAATGCCTAGAAAAAAAGGTGGACATGAGCAAAGTAAATTTGGAGGTTATAAAGCCTTGGATAACAAAACGAGTAACGGAAATCCTTGGGTTTGAAGATGATGTTGTGATTGAGTTTATATTCAACCAGCTGGAAGTGAAGAATCCAGATTCGAAAATGATGCAAATCAACCTGACCGGGTTTTTGAATGGAAAAAATGCTAGAGAATTTATGGGAGAACTGTGGCCCCTACTCTTAAGTGCACAAGAAAACATCGCTGGGATCCCTTCTGCTTTCCTAGAactgaagaaggaagaaataaaacagagacagATTGAACAAGAAAAGTTGGCATCTATGAAAAAGCAAGATGAAGACAAGGATAAGagggataaagaagaaaaagaaagcagcagagaaaaaAGGGAGCGGTCTCGAAGCCCAAGAAGACGCAAATCCAGATCTCCTTCCCCTAGAAGACGATCTTCCCCtgtcaggagagagagaaagcgcAGTCATTCTCGATCTCCCCGTCACAGAACCAAAAGCCGGAGTCCTTCCCCTGCtccagagaagaaggaaaaaactccAGAGCTCCCCGAGCCATCAGTGAAAGTAAAAGAACCTTCAGTACAAGAGGCCACTTCTACGAGTGACATCCTGAAAgttcccaagactgaaccagtaCTAGAGCCTAAAGAACCTTCTCCAGAGAAAaactccaaaaaggaaaaggaaaaggcccGACCAAGATCTCGGTCACGTTCCAAGTCAAGATCCCGGACACGTTCTCGCTCTCCTTCTCATACTAGACCAAGAAGGCGCCATAGATCTCGATCAAGATCATACTCACCTAGAAGGCGGCCAAGCCCAAGAAGACGGCCATCTCCTCGAAGAAGAACCCCGCCGAGACGAATGCCTCCTCCACCAAGGCACAGGAGGAGTAGATCTCCAGTGAGACGAAGAAGGCGTTCATCGGCATCCTTGTCTGGGAGTAgttcatcatcatcttcatctcgTTCCCGGTCACCGCCAAAGAAGCCTCCGAAGAGGACATCCAGCCCTCCTCGAAAAACTCGTAGGTTATCTCCTTCAGCAAGTCCTCCGAGGCGAAGGCATAGGCCATCACCTCCAGCTACTCCGCCGCCAAAAACTCGTCATTCCCCAACACCCCAGCAGTCAAACCGTACAAGGAAAAGTCGTGTTTCTGTCTCTCCAGGGAGAACTTCAGGTAAAGTGACAAAACATAAAGGTACTGAGAAAAGAGAATCCCCTTCACCAGCACCGAAGCCTCGGAAAGTAGAGTTGTCTGAATCGGAAGATAAAGGTGGCAAAATGGCTGCAGCAGATTCTGTGCAGCAGAGACGCCAGTATAGACGACAGAACCAGCAGTCTTCATCTGATTCtggctcctcctcttcctcagaaGATGAACGACCCAAAAGGTCCCATGTGAAGAATGGTGAGGTAGGCAGGCGACGGAGACATTCCCCTTCCCGGAGTGCCTCTCCATCACCTCGAAAGCGCCAGAAAGAGGCTTCCCCTCGGATGCAGATGGGAAAGCGATGGCAATCGCCAATGACTAAAAGTGGTAGACGGAGGAGaagtccctccccacctcccgccAGAAGGCGACGttctccttctcctgctcctcCACCTCGTCgacgcaggtctcccacaccaCCACCACGACGAAGGACTCCGTCTCCTCCTCCACGTCGTCGCTCACCTTCCCCAAGAAGATACTCTCCTCCAATACAGAGGAGATActctccttctccacctccaAAGAGAAGAACGGCttcgccccctccccctcctaaACGAAGGGcatcaccatctccaccaccaaaGCGTCGGGTCTCCCATTCACCACCTCCCAAACAAAGAAGCTCCCCAGTCACCAAGAGACGTTCGCCTTCATTGTCATCAAAGCATAGGAAAGGGTCTTCCCCGAGCCGATCTGCCCGGGAGGCCCGGTCACCACAGCCAAACAAACGGCATTCGCCCTCACCACGGCCTCGCGCTCCTCAGACCTCAAGTCCTCCACCTGCTCGAAGAGGAGCATCATCGTCACCCCAAAGAAGGCAGTCCCCATCTCCAAGTTCTAGGCCCATTAGGAGAGTCTCCAGGACTCCGGAacccaaaaagataaaaaaagctGCCTCACCAAGCCCTCAGTCGGTAAGGAGGGTCTCATCTTCCCGATCTGTCTCGGGATCTCCTGAGCCAGCAGCGAAAAAGCCCCCAGCACCTCCGTCACCTGTCCAGTCTCAGTCACCCTCCACCAACTGGTCACCAGCGGTACCGGTTAAAAAGGCTAAAAGCCCAACACCAAGCCCATCACCGGCAAGGAATTCAGACCCAGAAGGaggtggaaagaaaaagaagaaaaagaaggacaagaaacacaaaaaggataAGAAGCACAAGAAGCACAAAAAACACAAGAAGGAGAAGGCTGTAGCTGCCGCTGCTGCAGCCGCTGTGACCCCTGCAGCTGTAGCTGCTCCCACAACCACATCAGCACAGGAAGAACCGGAGGCAGAGCCAGAGCCTAAGAAGGAGACTGAAAGTGAGGCTGAAGATAACCTTGATGACTTAGAAAAGCACCTGCGTGAAAAGGCCCTGAGATCAATGCGGAAGGCTCAAGTGTCCCCACAGTCCTAG